Proteins encoded together in one Clostridiaceae bacterium window:
- a CDS encoding AraC family transcriptional regulator, whose translation MTVGEIAKELELEVLTGEKSLNKEITGVYVCDLLSWVMSHAGKGNIWVTIHNHINIVAVALLTEVSCIIIPENIEVEETTLTKAMEEGVNILRSKSSAYELCCRIFQITSK comes from the coding sequence TTGACTGTAGGAGAGATAGCAAAAGAACTTGAATTAGAAGTTTTAACAGGAGAGAAAAGCCTTAATAAAGAAATAACAGGAGTTTATGTATGTGATTTATTAAGCTGGGTTATGTCCCACGCCGGTAAAGGGAATATATGGGTTACTATACACAATCACATCAATATAGTGGCTGTTGCCTTGCTCACAGAAGTTTCCTGTATTATAATACCCGAAAATATTGAAGTAGAAGAAACAACTTTAACAAAAGCCATGGAAGAAGGAGTAAATATTCTTCGCAGCAAATCAAGCGCATATGAATTATGCTGCAGAATATTTCAAATAACTTCCAAATAA